The Gallaecimonas pentaromativorans genome has a segment encoding these proteins:
- the gspI gene encoding type II secretion system minor pseudopilin GspI, with amino-acid sequence MVRARGFTLIEVLVAMAIFAIAAIAIINAVTANIRSLSILKDKTLADWVATNKLNDSLYSAVKDGAKGTETQAGVEWYWQIKKLKTEDKDFYALEVTVSKNSDLSHPEAVLRRYGAVQEQKK; translated from the coding sequence ATGGTAAGGGCCAGGGGCTTTACCCTTATCGAGGTGCTGGTGGCCATGGCCATCTTCGCCATTGCCGCCATTGCCATCATCAATGCGGTGACCGCCAACATCCGCAGCCTGTCCATTCTCAAGGACAAAACCCTGGCCGACTGGGTGGCCACCAACAAGCTCAACGACAGCCTCTACAGCGCCGTCAAAGACGGCGCCAAGGGCACCGAAACCCAGGCCGGGGTAGAGTGGTACTGGCAAATCAAGAAGCTTAAAACCGAAGACAAAGACTTTTACGCCCTGGAAGTGACGGTCTCTAAAAACAGCGATCTCTCCCACCCCGAGGCGGTGCTACGCCGCTACGGCGCCGTGCAGGAGCAAAAGAAATGA
- the gspJ gene encoding type II secretion system minor pseudopilin GspJ → MRRQRGFTLIEMMVAMAIFALIGVAAYSVFNQVSLADRSSQEASKRLAEVQQAMLTIERDMTQLSSRQVRFPNGDKQSEVLAGKHFFLDSEDDGILFTRRGWQNPSAMLPRSEIQLAAYRLEKGELIKQYYFYPDPEVGVEPQRQVLLTGVEELKIRYYDGENWQDNWAASELPQAIAITLKLKDYGEIVRRFATPSKGRGKAKEDS, encoded by the coding sequence ATGAGGCGCCAGCGCGGCTTTACCCTGATTGAGATGATGGTGGCCATGGCCATCTTCGCCTTGATTGGGGTGGCGGCCTACTCGGTATTCAACCAGGTCAGCCTGGCCGACCGCTCCAGCCAGGAGGCCTCCAAACGCCTGGCCGAGGTGCAGCAGGCCATGCTCACCATAGAGCGGGACATGACCCAGCTCTCCAGCCGCCAGGTGCGTTTCCCCAATGGCGACAAGCAATCGGAAGTGCTGGCCGGTAAACACTTTTTCCTCGACAGCGAAGACGACGGCATCCTCTTTACCCGCCGGGGCTGGCAGAACCCCTCGGCGATGCTGCCCAGAAGCGAGATCCAACTGGCCGCCTACCGCCTGGAAAAAGGCGAGCTTATCAAGCAGTACTACTTCTACCCTGACCCTGAAGTGGGGGTAGAGCCCCAGCGCCAGGTGCTGCTCACCGGCGTCGAAGAGCTGAAAATTCGCTACTACGACGGCGAAAACTGGCAGGACAACTGGGCCGCTTCCGAGTTGCCCCAGGCCATCGCCATTACCCTCAAGCTCAAGGATTACGGCGAAATCGTGCGCCGCTTTGCCACGCCTTCCAAAGGCCGGGGCAAGGCCAAGGAGGACAGCTGA
- the gspK gene encoding type II secretion system minor pseudopilin GspK, which produces MRRQQGVALITVMLILAAIVVVAASMTSRLGLNIRRTGNQLGQHQAYFYALSGEAYAELALHRLLDDKDGKLNLSQDWNKEQSFPVEGGGIRGHIRDARTCFNLNSLAGDDGASHRAQFQALLEDLDVESFQAETIAFSLRDWLDDDSDLSSSFGAEDAEYQGREHPYLAANGPMVDRSELRMVNGVSAAIYQKVSPYVCALDDTKLELNINTLAQDNAVVLAAVLAPMTLEDAKRVLADRPEKGYDTVEGAWADPTLAAVKNLPEGAKDALVITSDRYFVDLEGRFQDRPLYMQSLLKKGDDNKLTVLWRRLGGRL; this is translated from the coding sequence ATGCGGCGCCAGCAAGGGGTGGCCCTTATTACCGTGATGCTGATTTTGGCCGCCATCGTGGTGGTGGCCGCCAGCATGACCTCGCGTCTTGGCCTTAATATCCGGCGCACCGGCAACCAGTTGGGGCAGCACCAGGCCTATTTCTATGCTTTGTCCGGCGAAGCTTATGCCGAGCTTGCCCTGCACCGGCTGCTGGACGACAAAGACGGCAAGCTCAACCTCAGCCAGGACTGGAACAAGGAGCAGAGTTTTCCGGTGGAAGGCGGCGGTATTCGCGGCCATATCCGCGACGCCCGTACCTGCTTTAACCTCAACAGCCTGGCCGGCGACGACGGCGCCAGCCACCGTGCCCAGTTTCAGGCGCTGCTGGAAGACTTGGATGTCGAGAGCTTCCAGGCCGAGACCATCGCCTTCTCTCTGCGTGACTGGCTTGATGACGACAGCGATCTCAGCTCCAGCTTTGGCGCCGAAGACGCCGAATATCAGGGCCGCGAGCATCCTTACCTTGCCGCCAACGGCCCTATGGTAGACCGCTCCGAACTGCGCATGGTCAACGGTGTTAGTGCCGCTATCTACCAGAAGGTGAGTCCCTATGTGTGCGCCCTGGACGACACCAAGCTGGAATTGAACATCAATACCCTGGCGCAAGACAATGCGGTGGTGCTGGCGGCGGTGCTGGCCCCCATGACCTTGGAAGACGCCAAGCGGGTACTGGCCGACCGCCCCGAGAAAGGCTACGACACCGTCGAGGGGGCCTGGGCCGACCCGACGCTGGCCGCCGTGAAGAATCTGCCCGAGGGCGCCAAGGATGCCTTGGTGATCACCTCGGATCGTTATTTTGTCGACCTGGAAGGGCGCTTCCAGGACCGGCCCCTTTATATGCAAAGCCTTCTTAAAAAAGGTGACGATAACAAGCTGACGGTGCTGTGGCGCCGTCTGGGAGGACGCTTGTAA